In Glycine max cultivar Williams 82 chromosome 7, Glycine_max_v4.0, whole genome shotgun sequence, a single window of DNA contains:
- the LOC100797506 gene encoding histone H3.2, with protein MARTKQTARKSTGGKAPRKQLATKAARKSAPATGGVKKPHRFRPGTVALREIRKYQKSTELLIRKLPFQRLVREIAQDFKTDLRFQSSAVSALQEAAEAYLVGLFEDTNLCAIHAKRVTIMPKDIQLARRIRGERA; from the coding sequence ATGGCTCGAACGAAGCAAACGGCCCGCAAGTCCACCGGCGGCAAGGCGCCGCGGAAGCAGCTGGCGACTAAGGCGGCTCGCAAGTCGGCTCCGGCGACCGGCGGCGTGAAGAAGCCGCACAGATTCAGGCCGGGAACCGTGGCGCTGCGCGAGATCCGGAAGTATCAGAAGAGCACGGAGCTACTCATCCGGAAGCTTCCGTTCCAGCGCTTGGTCCGCGAGATCGCGCAGGACTTCAAGACCGACCTCCGGTTCCAGAGCTCCGCCGTCTCCGCGCTCCAGGAGGCCGCCGAGGCTTACTTGGTCGGTCTCTTCGAAGACACGAACCTCTGCGCCATTCATGCCAAGCGTGTTACTATCATGCCCAAGGACATTCAGCTCGCCAGGCGCATTAGGGGCGAACGCGCTTAA